A single genomic interval of Lathyrus oleraceus cultivar Zhongwan6 chromosome 7, CAAS_Psat_ZW6_1.0, whole genome shotgun sequence harbors:
- the LOC127106040 gene encoding uncharacterized protein LOC127106040 encodes MGNTCLFSFLFAKQITKCRFSLFTMADVIFNKEEDVISPENDVIDGPLCFYDVLADYFVHVPESGKPVLDLIVQLWSQSFASHIFSLLFHKWMFEVHLDNPEVLLRYSSALVQGATNVFWIDIQTNTKRFRSIFRYLLDDVALHHSRLNKIPLQAQRDMYLLLSRFILFYNSAGKIDSFLKQCPVFQTAFLVGSPADIFVNELTDQLQKLKVEPVLLHYLSEVKVLQGIELRMTTSTRLKTCLYGFTSPGGPMYPTRAVRHAANWVK; translated from the exons ATGGGGAATACATGtcttttctcttttttatttGCAAAACAAATTACCAAATGTCGATTTTCTTTATTCACAATGGCAGATGTAATTTTCAACAAGGAAGAAGATGTCATTTCTCCGGAAAATGATGTCATTGATGGTCCGCTGTGTTTCTATGATGTGCTTGCTGATTACTTTGTACATGTGCCTGAAAGTGGGAAGCCCGTCCTTGACTTGATTGTCCAACTTTGGAGCCAGTCATTTGCTTCACATATTTTTAGCCTCTTGTTTCACAAATGG ATGTTTGAAGTTCATCTTGATAATCCAGAAGTGCTCCTACGGTATTCATCTGCCCTGGTTCAAGGTGCCACAAATGTTTTCTG GATTGACATTCAGACAAATACAAAGCGTTTCCGGTCTATATTCCGT TACCTCTTGGATGATGTTGCATTACACCACAGTAGATTGAATAAAATTCCTCTCCAG GCTCAGCGAGATATGTATCTTTTGCTCTCAAGGTTCATTCTATTTTACAATTCAG CTGGCAAAATCGATAGCTTCTTGAAACAATGTCCTGTTTTTCAAACTGCCTTCTTAGTTGGCAGTCCGGCAGATATATTTGTGAATGAACTCACGGATCAG CTTCAAAAGCTTAAGGTGGAACCTGTACTGCTGCATTATCTTTCAGAAGTCAAGGTCCTTCAGG GTATCGAATTGAGAATGACGACAAGTACGAGATTGAAAACATGTTTGTATGGTTTTACTTCTCCTGGTGGTCCAATGTACCCGACCAGAGCTGTTCGTCATgctgcaaattgggttaaataa